Proteins from a genomic interval of Pseudomonas silesiensis:
- a CDS encoding electron transfer flavoprotein subunit alpha/FixB family protein — protein sequence MSDIIRRDPRAEWIARNRLHPLHAAMQPVQHSWMGPNGVIRKNPHGIGFIGPNGIKRIDRSGAQQGGASKRSAAVEVQLPLHQVPAPAFYISVVPDMVGGRLSSHDRDLLGLAHQLAGKDGAVLAVVFGEHKENAFATAGVDRLLVLDGEEFSGYAPEQRVQGLRAVDNQFSPRHWLLPDSRTGGGELGRRFAAALGERPATRVWQVKDEACIGRAGAGLQDLARPVARLILAAVECAEPVSETRHEALPVELSTTVARSLSRIEDLGAVAVDPAAIPMAEAEFIFSGGNGVKDWALFHSTAEALGATEGASRVAVDDGFMARDRQVGASGTWVTARVYVAVGISGAIQHLQGIGACDKVVAINLDPGCDMIKRADLSVIGESAEILQALIAAVEAYRNEAKRDAA from the coding sequence ATGAGCGACATTATCCGCCGTGATCCACGCGCCGAATGGATCGCCCGCAACCGTCTGCATCCGCTGCATGCGGCGATGCAACCGGTGCAACACAGCTGGATGGGACCTAATGGCGTCATCCGCAAGAACCCCCATGGCATCGGTTTCATCGGTCCCAACGGCATCAAGCGCATCGACCGCAGCGGCGCCCAGCAGGGCGGAGCGAGTAAACGCTCGGCCGCGGTTGAAGTGCAATTGCCGTTGCATCAGGTGCCTGCACCGGCGTTCTACATCAGCGTGGTGCCGGACATGGTCGGTGGCCGCTTGAGCAGCCACGACCGCGACCTGCTCGGCCTGGCGCATCAACTGGCCGGCAAGGACGGCGCGGTGTTGGCCGTGGTCTTCGGTGAACACAAGGAAAATGCCTTCGCCACCGCGGGCGTCGATCGCTTGCTGGTGCTCGATGGCGAAGAGTTCAGCGGTTATGCACCGGAACAACGGGTGCAGGGCCTGCGGGCTGTGGATAACCAGTTCAGCCCGCGTCACTGGCTGCTGCCTGACAGCCGCACCGGTGGCGGCGAATTGGGTCGACGCTTTGCGGCCGCACTGGGCGAACGCCCGGCGACGCGGGTCTGGCAGGTCAAGGATGAGGCGTGCATCGGTCGTGCCGGTGCCGGTCTGCAGGATTTGGCACGCCCGGTGGCGCGCTTGATTCTGGCTGCCGTCGAATGCGCCGAACCGGTCAGCGAAACCCGTCACGAGGCGTTGCCGGTGGAGTTATCCACAACCGTGGCTCGCAGCCTGTCGCGTATTGAAGATTTGGGCGCGGTGGCGGTGGATCCGGCGGCGATTCCGATGGCAGAAGCGGAGTTCATCTTCTCCGGTGGTAACGGGGTCAAGGACTGGGCACTTTTCCACAGTACCGCCGAAGCGTTGGGCGCGACCGAAGGCGCCTCTCGAGTGGCGGTGGACGATGGCTTCATGGCCCGCGACCGTCAGGTCGGTGCGTCCGGCACCTGGGTCACCGCTCGGGTCTACGTGGCCGTGGGGATTTCCGGGGCGATCCAGCATCTGCAAGGCATCGGTGCCTGCGACAAGGTGGTGGCGATCAACCTCGACCCGGGTTGCGACATGATCAAACGGGCCGACCTGTCGGTGATCGGCGAGAGCGCCGAGATACTTCAAGCCTTGATCGCGGCGGTAGAGGCTTACCGCAACGAAGCCAAGCGCGATGCGGCTTAA
- the dgcB gene encoding dimethylglycine demethylation protein DgcB, with protein sequence MLNTLLPILLFAALGLAVLGALRRVAMWRRGRASKVDLIGGLFAMPKRYMVDLHHVVARDKYIANTHVATAGGAVASIVLAILVHGFGLHNRILGYALLLMTAVMFVGAIFVYLRRRNPPARLSKGPWMRLPKSLLAFSVSFFLLTLPVAGILPENFGGWVVAAILGVGVLWGVSELFFGMTWGGPMKHAFAGALHLAWHRRAERFGGGRSTGLKPLDLNDPNAPLGVEKPKDFTWNQLLGFDACVQCGKCEAACPAFAAGQPLNPKKLIQDMVVGLAGGTDAKFAGSPYPGKPIGEHAGNPHQPIVNGLVDAETLWSCTTCRACVEECPMMIEHVDAIVDMRRHLTLEKGATPNKGAEVLENLIATDNPGGFAPGGRMNWAADLNLDLLSEKKSVDVLFWVGDGAFDMRNQRTLRAFVKVLKAAKVDFAVLGLEERDSGDVARRLGDEATFQLLAKRNIQTLAKYSFNRIVTCDPHSFHVLKNEYGAFDGNYLVQHHSTYMAEIIGAGALNLGQHKGSSVTYHDPCYLGRYNGEYEAPREVLRALGIEVKEMQRSGFRSRCCGGGGGAPITDIPGKQRIPDMRMEDIRETGAELVAVGCPQCTAMLEGVVEPRPLIKDIAELVADALLEDAAPSKPNAPAKREEPAEAH encoded by the coding sequence ATGTTGAACACCCTTCTTCCAATCCTGTTGTTCGCTGCCCTGGGCCTGGCTGTCCTGGGCGCGTTGCGGCGGGTGGCCATGTGGCGCCGGGGCCGGGCGTCGAAAGTCGACCTGATCGGCGGCCTGTTCGCCATGCCCAAGCGCTACATGGTCGACTTGCACCATGTTGTCGCGCGGGACAAATACATCGCCAATACCCACGTCGCCACGGCAGGCGGCGCGGTGGCGTCCATCGTACTGGCGATTCTGGTTCACGGTTTTGGCCTGCATAACCGCATCCTCGGTTATGCGCTGCTGTTGATGACGGCCGTGATGTTCGTCGGTGCGATTTTTGTCTACCTGCGTCGCCGCAACCCACCGGCCCGCTTGTCCAAAGGCCCGTGGATGCGCCTGCCGAAAAGCCTCTTGGCGTTCTCGGTCAGCTTCTTCCTGTTGACCCTGCCGGTCGCCGGTATCCTTCCGGAAAACTTCGGCGGCTGGGTAGTGGCGGCGATCCTCGGTGTCGGTGTGCTGTGGGGCGTCTCGGAACTATTCTTCGGCATGACCTGGGGCGGGCCGATGAAGCACGCCTTCGCTGGCGCATTGCACCTGGCCTGGCACCGTCGCGCCGAGCGTTTTGGCGGGGGTCGTTCCACCGGTTTGAAGCCGCTGGATCTGAATGACCCGAACGCGCCGCTGGGCGTGGAAAAACCCAAGGATTTCACCTGGAACCAATTGCTCGGCTTCGACGCCTGTGTGCAGTGCGGTAAATGCGAAGCCGCGTGCCCGGCATTCGCCGCCGGCCAGCCGCTGAACCCGAAAAAACTGATCCAGGACATGGTGGTCGGCCTGGCCGGTGGCACCGATGCCAAGTTCGCCGGCAGCCCTTATCCAGGCAAACCCATCGGCGAGCACGCCGGTAACCCGCATCAACCGATCGTCAACGGTCTGGTGGACGCCGAAACCCTGTGGTCCTGCACCACCTGCCGCGCCTGCGTCGAGGAGTGCCCGATGATGATCGAGCACGTCGATGCCATCGTCGACATGCGCCGCCATCTGACCCTGGAAAAAGGCGCGACCCCGAACAAGGGCGCCGAAGTCCTGGAGAACCTGATCGCCACCGACAACCCTGGCGGCTTCGCCCCGGGCGGGCGGATGAACTGGGCGGCGGACTTGAACCTGGACCTGCTCAGCGAGAAGAAGTCGGTCGACGTGCTGTTCTGGGTCGGCGACGGCGCCTTCGACATGCGCAACCAGCGCACCTTGCGCGCCTTCGTCAAAGTGCTGAAAGCGGCCAAGGTCGACTTCGCGGTACTGGGGCTCGAAGAGCGCGACAGCGGTGACGTGGCCCGACGCCTGGGCGACGAAGCGACCTTCCAGCTGTTGGCCAAACGCAACATCCAGACCTTGGCCAAATACAGCTTCAACCGCATCGTCACCTGCGACCCGCACAGCTTCCACGTGCTGAAAAACGAGTACGGCGCCTTCGACGGCAACTACCTCGTGCAGCACCACAGCACCTATATGGCGGAAATCATCGGCGCTGGCGCCCTGAACCTCGGCCAGCACAAAGGCAGCAGCGTGACGTATCACGACCCGTGCTACCTCGGTCGCTACAACGGCGAATACGAGGCACCGCGTGAAGTGCTGCGCGCCCTCGGGATTGAAGTGAAAGAGATGCAACGCTCCGGTTTCCGCTCCCGCTGCTGCGGCGGTGGTGGCGGCGCGCCGATCACCGACATTCCGGGCAAGCAACGGATCCCCGACATGCGCATGGAAGACATCCGCGAAACCGGCGCCGAACTGGTGGCCGTGGGTTGTCCACAATGCACCGCGATGCTCGAAGGCGTGGTCGAACCCCGTCCGCTGATCAAGGACATCGCCGAATTGGTCGCGGACGCTTTGCTCGAAGACGCTGCCCCGAGCAAACCCAATGCGCCGGCCAAACGTGAAGAACCTGCGGAGGCCCACTGA
- the dgcA gene encoding dimethylglycine demethylation protein DgcA yields MAFEAMFQPIQIGKLTIRNRVLSTAHAEVYATDGGMTTDRYIKYYEEKAKGGIGLAICGGSSVVAIDSPQEWWSSVNLSTDRIIPHFQNLADAMHKHGAKIMIQITHMGRRSRWDGFNWPTLMSPSGVREPVHRATCKTIEPEEIWRVIGNYAQAARRAKAGGLDGVELSAVHQHMIDQFWSPRVNKRTDEWGGSFENRMRFGLEVLKAVRAEVGPDFCVGIRLCGDEFHPDGLSHEDMKQIAKYYDDTGMLDFIGVVGSGCDTHNTLANVIPNMSYPPEPFLHLAAGIKEVVKAPVLHAQNIKDPNQATRILEGGYVDMVGMTRAHIADPHLIAKIKMGQIDQIKQCVGANYCIDRQYQGLDVLCIQNAATSREYMGLPHIIEKTTGVKRKVVVVGAGPAGMEAARVAAERGHDVTLFEKKEFIGGQITTASKAPQRDQIAGITRWYQLELARLKVDLRLGVAADAPTILDLRPDVVVLAVGGHSYLEQNEHWGAAEGLVVSSWDILDGKVAPGKNVLVYDTICEFTGMSAADFLADKGSQVEIVTDDIKPGVAIGGTSFPTYYRSMYPKEVIMTGDMMLEKVYREGDKLIAVLENEYTGAKEERVVDQVVVENGVRPDEEIYYAMKEGSRNKGQIDVEALFAIKPQPSLSQPGDGYLLFRIGDCVAQRNIHAAIYDALRLCKDF; encoded by the coding sequence ATGGCTTTCGAAGCAATGTTCCAACCGATCCAGATCGGCAAACTGACCATCCGCAACCGCGTGCTCAGCACCGCGCACGCCGAGGTCTACGCGACCGACGGCGGGATGACCACCGACCGGTACATCAAGTATTACGAAGAGAAAGCCAAGGGCGGGATCGGCCTGGCGATTTGCGGTGGTTCCTCCGTGGTGGCGATCGACAGCCCGCAGGAATGGTGGAGTTCGGTGAACCTCTCCACCGACCGCATCATTCCGCACTTCCAGAATCTCGCCGACGCCATGCACAAGCACGGCGCCAAGATCATGATCCAGATTACCCACATGGGCCGTCGCTCGCGTTGGGACGGCTTTAACTGGCCGACGCTGATGTCGCCGTCGGGCGTGCGCGAGCCGGTGCACCGTGCCACCTGCAAAACCATCGAGCCGGAAGAAATCTGGCGGGTGATCGGCAACTACGCGCAGGCCGCACGTCGGGCCAAGGCCGGGGGGCTGGATGGCGTCGAACTGTCCGCTGTGCACCAGCACATGATCGACCAGTTCTGGAGCCCGCGCGTCAACAAGCGTACCGATGAATGGGGCGGCAGTTTCGAAAATCGCATGCGGTTCGGCCTGGAAGTGCTCAAGGCCGTACGCGCCGAAGTCGGGCCGGATTTCTGCGTCGGCATCCGTCTGTGCGGTGACGAATTCCACCCGGACGGCTTGTCCCATGAGGACATGAAACAGATCGCCAAGTATTACGACGACACCGGCATGCTGGACTTCATCGGCGTCGTGGGGTCGGGTTGCGACACCCACAACACCCTGGCCAACGTGATCCCGAACATGAGTTATCCACCGGAGCCATTCCTGCACCTGGCGGCCGGTATCAAGGAAGTGGTCAAGGCGCCGGTGTTGCACGCGCAGAACATCAAGGACCCGAACCAGGCGACCCGTATCCTGGAGGGCGGTTACGTCGACATGGTCGGCATGACCCGTGCCCACATCGCCGACCCGCACCTGATCGCCAAGATCAAGATGGGTCAGATCGACCAGATCAAGCAATGCGTCGGCGCCAACTACTGCATCGACCGGCAATACCAAGGCCTGGATGTGTTGTGCATCCAGAACGCCGCGACATCCCGCGAGTACATGGGCCTGCCGCACATCATCGAAAAAACCACGGGCGTCAAACGCAAAGTCGTGGTGGTCGGTGCCGGCCCTGCGGGGATGGAAGCCGCTCGTGTGGCCGCCGAACGAGGCCACGACGTGACCTTGTTCGAGAAAAAGGAATTCATCGGCGGGCAGATCACCACCGCGTCGAAAGCCCCGCAACGGGACCAGATCGCCGGTATCACGCGCTGGTACCAGCTGGAACTGGCGAGGTTGAAAGTCGACCTGCGCCTGGGCGTGGCGGCCGATGCGCCGACCATTCTCGACCTGCGTCCGGACGTGGTGGTGCTCGCCGTTGGCGGTCATTCCTACCTGGAGCAGAACGAGCACTGGGGCGCGGCCGAAGGCCTGGTGGTCAGCAGCTGGGACATCCTCGATGGCAAGGTGGCGCCGGGCAAGAACGTGCTGGTCTATGACACCATTTGCGAGTTCACCGGCATGTCGGCGGCCGACTTCCTGGCCGACAAAGGCAGCCAGGTCGAGATCGTCACCGACGACATCAAGCCCGGCGTGGCGATTGGCGGCACATCGTTCCCGACGTACTACCGCAGCATGTACCCGAAAGAAGTGATCATGACCGGCGACATGATGCTGGAGAAGGTCTACCGCGAAGGCGACAAGCTGATCGCGGTACTGGAAAACGAATACACCGGCGCCAAAGAGGAGCGGGTGGTGGACCAGGTGGTCGTGGAAAACGGCGTGCGTCCGGACGAAGAGATCTACTACGCGATGAAGGAAGGTTCACGCAACAAGGGCCAGATCGACGTCGAAGCCTTGTTTGCGATCAAGCCGCAACCTTCGTTGAGCCAACCGGGCGACGGCTACTTGCTATTCCGCATTGGCGACTGCGTGGCGCAGCGGAACATTCACGCCGCCATCTATGACGCACTGCGGCTGTGCAAGGATTTCTAA
- a CDS encoding DUF5943 domain-containing protein: MAKIAPQLPIEVDSETGVWTSDALPMLYVPRHFFVNNHMGIEEVLGADAYAEILYKAGYKSAWHWCEKEAECHGLEGVAVFEHYMKRLSQRGWGLFKIQDIDLDKGTASVKLEHSAFVYVYGKVGRKVDYMFTGWFAGAMDQILQARGSKIRTVAEQVYGGSEEGHDDGLFTVKPL, encoded by the coding sequence ATGGCCAAGATCGCCCCGCAATTACCTATCGAAGTCGACAGCGAGACCGGTGTCTGGACTTCCGACGCCCTGCCGATGCTGTACGTACCGCGCCATTTCTTCGTCAACAACCACATGGGCATCGAGGAAGTGCTGGGCGCCGACGCCTACGCCGAGATCCTCTACAAGGCCGGCTACAAGTCCGCCTGGCACTGGTGTGAAAAAGAAGCCGAGTGCCACGGCCTGGAAGGCGTCGCGGTGTTCGAACACTACATGAAGCGCCTGTCGCAACGTGGCTGGGGCCTGTTCAAGATCCAGGACATCGATCTCGACAAAGGCACCGCCAGCGTCAAGCTCGAGCACTCCGCATTTGTCTATGTGTACGGCAAGGTCGGGCGCAAGGTCGACTACATGTTCACTGGCTGGTTTGCCGGTGCCATGGACCAGATTCTGCAAGCCCGCGGCAGCAAGATCCGCACCGTTGCCGAACAAGTCTACGGTGGCTCCGAAGAAGGCCACGACGACGGTTTGTTCACCGTCAAGCCGTTGTAA
- a CDS encoding dipeptidase, with the protein MSPAELHADSIVIDGLIIAKWNRELFEDMRKGGLTAANCTVSVWEGFQATVNNIAASQKLIRENSDLVIPVRTTADIRKAKEQGKTGILFGFQNAHAFEDQIGYVEVFKQLGVGIVQMCYNTQNLVGTGCYERDGGLSGFGREIVAEMNRVGVMCDLSHVGSKTSEEVILESKKPVCYSHCLPSGLKIHPRNKSDEELKFIADHGGFVGVTMFAPFLAKGIDSTIDDYAEAIEYTMNIVGEDAIGIGTDFTQGHGQDFFEYLTHDKGYARRLTSFGKIINPLGIRTVGEFPNLTETLLKRGHSERVVRKIMGENWVNVLKDVWGE; encoded by the coding sequence ATGAGCCCAGCCGAATTGCACGCCGACAGCATCGTTATCGACGGGCTGATTATTGCCAAGTGGAACCGCGAGTTGTTTGAAGACATGCGCAAGGGCGGTCTGACCGCGGCCAACTGCACCGTGTCGGTGTGGGAGGGCTTCCAGGCCACCGTCAACAACATCGCCGCCAGCCAGAAACTGATCCGCGAGAACAGCGACCTGGTGATTCCGGTGCGCACTACCGCCGACATCCGCAAGGCCAAGGAGCAGGGCAAGACCGGCATCCTCTTCGGTTTCCAGAATGCCCACGCCTTTGAAGACCAGATCGGCTACGTCGAGGTGTTCAAGCAGCTGGGCGTCGGTATTGTGCAGATGTGCTACAACACCCAGAACCTGGTTGGTACCGGTTGCTACGAACGCGACGGCGGCCTGTCGGGCTTCGGTCGCGAAATCGTCGCCGAGATGAACCGCGTCGGCGTGATGTGCGACCTGTCCCACGTCGGCTCCAAGACTTCCGAGGAAGTCATCCTCGAATCGAAGAAGCCGGTCTGTTACTCCCATTGCCTGCCGTCGGGCCTGAAAATCCACCCGCGCAACAAGTCCGATGAAGAGCTGAAGTTCATTGCCGACCACGGCGGTTTCGTCGGCGTGACCATGTTCGCACCGTTCCTGGCCAAGGGCATCGATTCGACCATCGACGACTACGCCGAAGCCATCGAATACACCATGAACATCGTTGGCGAAGACGCCATCGGCATCGGCACCGACTTCACCCAGGGCCACGGCCAGGATTTCTTCGAATACCTGACCCACGACAAGGGCTACGCCCGTCGCCTGACCAGTTTCGGCAAGATCATCAACCCGCTGGGCATCCGCACCGTCGGCGAGTTCCCGAACCTGACCGAAACCCTGCTCAAGCGCGGCCATTCCGAGCGCGTGGTGCGCAAGATCATGGGCGAGAACTGGGTCAACGTCTTGAAAGATGTCTGGGGCGAATAA
- a CDS encoding lysozyme inhibitor LprI family protein — MKSIFLALALIATGAQAAEEADDNPCDAVENEIQTLECSAYSRTTAEDLLSENYKSLTERLQMLYGKTPAQLTDVTAKLKAAQQQWLKTRDADCTVEAFPATSGSKAFTIAQNDCVARMSDERSEFLESIGQE, encoded by the coding sequence ATGAAATCGATCTTTCTGGCTTTGGCATTGATAGCGACCGGCGCGCAGGCGGCTGAAGAGGCCGACGACAACCCCTGCGACGCCGTCGAAAACGAAATCCAGACCCTGGAATGCTCGGCCTACAGCAGAACCACGGCGGAAGACCTGCTGAGTGAAAACTACAAAAGCCTGACCGAGCGGCTGCAGATGCTCTATGGCAAGACCCCGGCGCAACTGACCGACGTCACCGCCAAGCTCAAGGCGGCCCAGCAACAGTGGCTGAAGACCCGGGACGCGGATTGCACCGTGGAGGCGTTCCCGGCGACCAGCGGCAGCAAGGCGTTCACCATTGCGCAGAACGATTGCGTGGCGCGGATGAGTGATGAGCGGTCGGAGTTTTTGGAGTCGATCGGGCAGGAGTAA
- a CDS encoding tyrosinase family protein encodes MKLRKNIRSLSSVEKQKFVAACLQLKASGQYDRYVHQHHHVMVPTVLPHEPNDPNYRNGAHRGPSFLPWHRAFLLQFEADLQAIDSSITIPYWDWTQDFADPLNSPVWKDDFMGGNGVESDEWRVASGPFAYKNGEWPVPSYPDDGLPGPGLKRQFSLVVNSLPTPEDLQMAMRESLYDTPPYDSSHCVRGFRNRLEGWITQRGDPQVTTSSSQLHNRVHLWVGGNMLPMTSPDDPVFFLHHCFVDKVWADWQARMVRDNGQWAPHYAPLQNGPEGHNYHDVLKPWTLKISEVMDIDALDYEYEQAADSLVVPQRVNQLPCLA; translated from the coding sequence ATGAAACTTCGGAAAAATATTCGCTCGTTGAGCAGTGTTGAAAAACAGAAATTTGTCGCTGCTTGTCTTCAGCTCAAGGCCTCAGGGCAATACGATCGGTACGTGCATCAGCATCATCACGTCATGGTGCCCACCGTTCTGCCCCATGAGCCGAATGACCCCAATTACAGAAACGGTGCCCACCGGGGGCCCTCTTTCCTGCCCTGGCATCGAGCCTTCTTGCTTCAGTTCGAAGCGGACCTTCAGGCCATCGACTCTTCGATCACTATTCCCTATTGGGACTGGACACAGGATTTCGCCGATCCGCTGAACTCTCCGGTGTGGAAAGACGACTTCATGGGCGGTAATGGTGTGGAGAGCGACGAATGGCGGGTGGCGAGCGGGCCTTTTGCCTACAAGAACGGGGAGTGGCCCGTCCCGTCATATCCTGATGATGGCCTGCCAGGGCCTGGATTGAAGCGACAGTTCAGTCTGGTGGTGAATTCTTTGCCAACCCCTGAAGATCTGCAGATGGCAATGCGCGAAAGTCTTTACGACACGCCGCCGTATGACTCCAGTCATTGCGTGCGCGGTTTCAGAAACCGCCTGGAGGGCTGGATCACCCAACGAGGCGACCCTCAGGTCACAACTTCGAGTTCCCAGTTACATAATCGGGTTCATCTTTGGGTGGGGGGCAACATGTTGCCGATGACTTCTCCAGATGACCCGGTATTCTTTCTTCATCATTGTTTCGTCGACAAAGTCTGGGCCGACTGGCAAGCGCGAATGGTGCGAGACAATGGTCAATGGGCACCGCATTACGCGCCACTGCAAAACGGCCCTGAAGGCCACAATTACCATGACGTGCTCAAACCCTGGACGCTGAAGATCAGCGAAGTCATGGACATTGACGCGTTGGATTACGAGTACGAGCAGGCAGCAGATTCGCTGGTGGTACCACAGCGGGTCAATCAATTGCCCTGCTTGGCATGA
- a CDS encoding DUF3010 family protein — protein MNICGIEIKGSEAIIAVASLDDQVLSHVALSTKKIALDDDDEAANVKVFAAQVASFVREHSIDRIAIKKRSKKGEFAGGPTTFKIEGIFQLLENCEVTLLSPQTINAQNKKFDFALPATLNKYQHEAFKAACSALMKK, from the coding sequence ATGAATATCTGCGGTATCGAAATCAAAGGCAGCGAAGCGATCATCGCCGTGGCCTCCCTCGACGATCAGGTGCTCAGCCATGTTGCGCTGAGCACCAAAAAGATCGCCCTCGACGATGACGACGAGGCCGCGAACGTCAAAGTGTTTGCCGCTCAGGTCGCGTCGTTTGTGCGTGAGCATTCCATCGATCGGATCGCAATCAAGAAACGCAGCAAGAAAGGCGAATTTGCCGGTGGACCGACCACGTTCAAGATCGAAGGGATTTTCCAGTTGCTGGAGAATTGCGAAGTAACGCTGCTGTCGCCGCAGACGATCAATGCGCAGAACAAGAAGTTTGATTTTGCGCTGCCGGCGACGCTGAACAAGTATCAGCATGAGGCGTTTAAAGCGGCGTGTTCGGCATTGATGAAAAAGTAA
- a CDS encoding GlxA family transcriptional regulator produces MSQDFYFLLMPGFSAIGFISAIEPLRVANRFRGELYRWHVLSADGGAVLASNGMSVNADAALEPLKKGATLLVVAGFEPLKFATPALEHWLRRLDNEGVTLGAIDTGSFVLAEAGLLDGHRLTLHWEAIDAFKESYPQLSVTQELFEIDRRRITSAGGTASIDLMLDLIAQAHGPALAIQVSEQFVLGRIRPRKDHQRMEVATRYGISNKKLVHVIGEMEQHSEPPLSTLELAESIKVTRRQLERLFRLHLNDTPSNFYLRLRLEKARQLLRQTDMSVLEVSIACGFESPSYFARSYRARFARCPREDRRRLGDGRELV; encoded by the coding sequence ATGTCCCAGGATTTCTACTTCTTGTTGATGCCGGGTTTCTCGGCCATCGGGTTCATCTCGGCCATCGAGCCGCTGCGGGTCGCCAATCGCTTTCGCGGCGAGCTATACCGCTGGCATGTGCTGAGTGCCGACGGGGGCGCGGTATTGGCCAGCAATGGCATGTCGGTCAACGCCGACGCTGCGCTGGAACCGCTGAAAAAAGGTGCAACCCTATTGGTGGTCGCCGGTTTCGAACCGCTGAAGTTCGCCACCCCGGCCCTGGAGCACTGGTTGCGCCGCCTGGACAACGAAGGCGTGACCCTCGGCGCCATCGACACCGGCAGCTTCGTCCTCGCCGAAGCCGGCCTCCTCGACGGCCATCGCCTGACCTTGCACTGGGAAGCCATCGACGCGTTCAAGGAGTCTTACCCACAGCTCAGCGTTACCCAAGAGCTGTTCGAGATCGATCGCCGGCGCATCACGTCAGCGGGCGGCACTGCCTCCATCGACCTGATGCTCGATCTCATCGCCCAGGCCCACGGCCCGGCACTGGCGATCCAGGTCAGCGAACAATTCGTACTCGGGCGCATCCGCCCACGCAAAGACCACCAGCGCATGGAAGTCGCCACGCGCTATGGCATCAGCAATAAGAAACTCGTTCACGTTATTGGCGAAATGGAACAGCACAGCGAACCGCCGTTGAGCACGCTGGAACTGGCGGAATCGATCAAGGTGACGCGCCGGCAGCTGGAGCGTTTGTTTCGGCTGCACCTGAACGACACGCCGAGCAATTTCTATCTGCGCTTGCGGCTGGAAAAGGCCCGGCAATTGTTGCGTCAGACGGATATGAGCGTGCTGGAGGTGAGTATTGCCTGCGGGTTTGAATCGCCGTCGTATTTCGCCCGCAGTTATCGGGCGCGGTTTGCGCGGTGTCCGCGGGAGGACCGGCGTCGGTTGGGCGATGGCCGGGAACTTGTCTAA
- the choX gene encoding choline ABC transporter substrate-binding protein produces MKRLISSCVLALSGTALLSASVMAAEPASCQNVRMGVVNWTDVIATSAMTQVLLDGLGYNTKQTSASQQIIFAGIRDQRLDLFLGYWNPLMTQTITPFVQANQVKVLEAPSLKDARATLAVPTYLADKGLKTFADIAKFQKELGGKIYGIEPGSGANTQIKAMIAKNQFGLGKFQLVESSEAGMLAAVDRAVRRKEAVVFFGWAPHPMNVNVQMTYLTGSEDALGPNEGMATVWTVTSPNYAQQCPNIGRLLSNLTYTAEDESRMMQPLLEHKDAFESAKQWLKDHPQDKQRWLEGVTTFDGKPAADNLKLTTQ; encoded by the coding sequence ATGAAACGACTGATCAGCAGCTGTGTTCTTGCACTCAGCGGTACCGCCTTATTGAGCGCCAGTGTCATGGCGGCCGAACCTGCGTCATGCCAGAACGTACGCATGGGCGTCGTGAACTGGACCGACGTAATCGCTACAAGTGCCATGACCCAAGTCCTGCTCGACGGCCTCGGCTACAACACCAAACAAACCAGCGCATCCCAGCAAATCATCTTCGCCGGGATCCGCGACCAGCGCCTGGACCTGTTCCTGGGCTACTGGAACCCGTTGATGACCCAGACCATCACGCCGTTCGTCCAGGCCAATCAAGTCAAGGTGCTGGAAGCGCCCAGCCTGAAAGATGCCCGCGCCACCCTCGCCGTTCCGACTTACCTCGCCGACAAGGGCCTGAAAACCTTTGCCGACATCGCCAAATTCCAGAAAGAACTGGGCGGCAAGATCTACGGCATCGAGCCTGGCTCGGGCGCCAACACCCAGATCAAGGCGATGATCGCCAAGAATCAGTTTGGCCTGGGCAAGTTCCAGCTGGTCGAGTCCAGTGAGGCCGGCATGCTCGCCGCAGTGGATCGCGCCGTGCGGCGCAAGGAAGCGGTGGTGTTCTTCGGCTGGGCGCCGCACCCGATGAACGTCAACGTGCAGATGACTTACCTCACGGGCAGCGAAGACGCCCTGGGCCCGAACGAAGGCATGGCCACGGTCTGGACCGTCACCTCGCCCAACTACGCGCAGCAGTGCCCGAACATCGGCCGCTTGCTGAGCAACCTGACCTACACCGCCGAAGACGAGAGCCGGATGATGCAGCCGCTGCTGGAGCACAAGGACGCTTTCGAATCGGCCAAACAATGGTTGAAGGATCACCCGCAAGACAAGCAACGCTGGCTTGAAGGTGTGACCACCTTCGATGGCAAACCGGCGGCTGACAACCTGAAATTGACCACCCAATAA